Genomic window (Musa acuminata AAA Group cultivar baxijiao chromosome BXJ1-9, Cavendish_Baxijiao_AAA, whole genome shotgun sequence):
CAGCATAATGCATTTTCAAGGCTGCAACCGGGTCGGACACCCCTCCACCACCACCGACCAAGATTCCTCCCCCCATCATGTTTTTTGCACCCAGAGGGGCTACCCTGCCTTGCTGCTGAAACCCAGAGACCATCTCGATTCCTCCATTCCTCTTCTGCAACTCAGAAATGTTCTCTACCCGTTTCCCGTTTGAGGACAGGTGCTGAACATAAGACTGCTGATAGTCTGTTAGAACTCCGTTGCCACTAGGCATACCATCTTTGGCTGAATAAAGTGACACACCAGTCAGTGATCCTTGGTACTTGGCCAACATAGAAGCAGTCTCCGGCAATGATGAAAACCTTGTCTGTATTCTCTTCCCGTCCCAGAAGCCATAAGTTCTCACAGGCAGGGCCTCCAGGCCAACTTGGCCACTTCCAATGTTTGGGACGAGACGGTTATTGTCTCTTCGGATACTGGCACAATTGGTTGTTGAAGAACCATCCAACTCCGGTGAGGTTCTGGGATTACTTTCATGGGAGGAAGAGCTCGATTGTGGCAAAGGAGACGTATGACTAAGAATTTTACCAAACAGTTTCACATCTCCAGTTCTGTGTTCTTCGATCTCAGAGGAAGCATTCTTGATACAGGTTCTAATTTCAGCCTCCGACTGATTCTCACTCCTTGATGAACGTAGTATACCAGAGTTGGAAGGCAAAAGATTGTTTTCGTTCCAGTGCTTGCCTGACATGAAAAACTGATTTGATTGGGGAACTACATTCGTCTTGCATTCAGCTTCAAGCAGACTTGACTTCTCGCCTGCTGTAAGGTCCACTTCCCTCGTCACGTCTTGACTCAGTGCCTGAAGCGGATAACCTCTGAGAATATGCATGTTCCGGTCAACTTGGTTCACTGACAGCTTTCTGGGCATATACTGCTGATATATACCTCTTTTTAACAGGTTCTGGTGCCATTTATTGCCCTGCTCAAAGTTCAAAGTAGTCTCAGATGATACATTAAGGGTGCCCCCAAAACAAATAGAAGATGGATCTGGCAACAATGAATTCAATGGTACATGATGGACATTTTCCTGCTTCaacaggatggcctgtggttgcttCAGTTTGCGCTGCTGTAGATCCAGTTGTATCTGCTGCTGACATCTGGGGTCAAAGGCCAGATGACAAACATTAGCCACAGTTTCTGAGAATAAGGCAGCAGCACTTGCATTAGAATCTGGCCCACAGCAAAGAAGGCCCTTTCCATTTGCTTTGAGGTTGATGTTTGTCGTATTTTTTTTTGACAACCCAACCTTGCTGGACAGTGATGCTTCAGTTTTTACTACCACTTTCAAGCCCTCAGCAGGAGAACCTCCAGTGGTATCCACATTACAGACTGTACTAGAAGTTGACTTTGTTGACTCTACTTCCAAACATGCTTCAACAACAGGCTCAGTTTTTCCTATTGTAAGAATCGAGACATTTGGAGAAACAACATTAGTACTTCCCCCAACTATTGTTTCTCTGTCAGCTGAATCTGCAACCTCACAAAGTTGTATAGCTTCAGCACATCCCAAGCCAGCAGCAATGCTTTCCTTTGGATGAGTCTTAGATTGAAGATTATCCCCCTGGCTTGCCagcttatcatcatgaaaaatAGACACCTTCTTATTATTGACCTTCTCGTCACCACCCACCAGATTAGGTCCTGGAAATACATCCCCATCCTGTTCATTGGATCTATCAGTTTCGGCATGGAAAGGGTTGCCTGCAGCATGAGCAATTCCCTCATAGCTGGTGTTTGCCACAGACTGGGAGACATCCACATCCACTTTGGAACAAGATTGAGTACTGCAGATTGCAGAATCCATCTCGGCAACACAAGCATCATCAGTGTCACTCCTTCCTCCATTTGCATCACTCAATGGCGTACCCCCGAGGACAGTACCTTGACGAATCACATCAAGACCAAGACATTTTCTAGCCTTACTGAAGAAAATCTTGCATTGTTCCCTTGATCTTGTCCTCATGCAACTTGAGATCTTAGTGAAATCCTTGTCATATGTGCCCAAGGCTTGGATAAATATAGACTTCTCCTCATCTGTCCAATCAGCTGATCCCAATTCACAGCCCTCATCTGAACAGGCTTCCTCCTCATCTAGGTTCTGAGTAACTTCTGGGGTCAAGAGCTGGTCCATTGTAATGCGGTTTATTCTCTCGGCAGGATGAATAAAGCTGGTAACACATGAGCTCATTGTTTCTGAGGATAGAGCACCACAAATGCCTGCTAACACATCAGCAGCCACAAAGTCTCTTTCTTGCCCTGATACGTCAACACTGTTTTCCCCTTCTAAATAAGAAGACCCATAAGATACTTTCATATCATTACAGGTCCCATAGACAGCACTACCAGCATACTTTTCACTCTTTGAACTGCAATGATCATGTGCTACGACAGCCGATGCTGCACCCAACATATCAAGAGAAGAGGCATTCATCTCATGATTCCACTTCTTTCCCGATGCTACAAGGTAGGTGTTGGCTGGTAagcactgctgctgctgctttcttAGATCCAACCATTTCTTCACTTCTTTGAAACTTTCTGACTTATGGTTTTTATAATAAAACTCAATGCAGTCTGCTGTTGTTTTGTGGTTCAAAG
Coding sequences:
- the LOC103996938 gene encoding uncharacterized protein LOC103996938 isoform X2, producing the protein MPPEPSPWDRKEYAFKDQRKHERGDALGGGGGGSSSASRWKDPYHGGPRDLLRASPRRPFSSHCRQGGGYHQVHPDDSVGHGCTPSRYERFWSEDDGYRPASVRHGGCYRTSSSGSSRENRGSFRRSPCWDSGDFSRQHRHDPHATPLRSVAAPISSTSQIPLKEQNDKTGGVDDGLGTGHIFDHRDHSLGSIPWKKWSRPGSLGFTKTSRSESEEACLEGVLPSGKENPIQSLVTLTLPPDEVAPRKKPRLGWGQGLAKYEKQKVEGSVETSVGGSKGSLSDDSQKVTSISGCLSPTTPCSATCSSSPGTEDKLCSRTVNDYDGMNQNSDLPGSAFLSFCEEISNNLDHLEVNPIRSLDSLLTDLFQSVDAFSGDSTFSRDSAMNKLLKLKGSISNGLEKIECEIDLLEKELKSLNCDTKTDSYQSSVKLANDSASEACIQPLAGLSDESNPSKDQKVETIEVAFVEEHVPCGSLVKHDNVIKDIYIINPETLSSKFHLAIEKLSESPLLIKDEKLKVTELQQIVDSDCGERIMVASEDGNRNCGDGDCSSVHVSFDEATQGKDSNLITSIIDSNMNAAKCASKVFGTAFSTNPLLSDIWGLVNFTSCRKNDLKIKEKLATRKCQLRFKERVLILKFKALHHLWKEDLRLLSIKKVRTKSSKRFELMSRSSQNGSQKQRSSTRSRFASPGNLTLVPTTEIVNFTSKLLSDAQIKLCRNNLKMPTLLLDDKERKYNKFVTQNGLIKDPPSFEKERAMINPWSEDEKDIFMEMLARYGKDFTKISSSLNHKTTADCIEFYYKNHKSESFKEVKKWLDLRKQQQQCLPANTYLVASGKKWNHEMNASSLDMLGAASAVVAHDHCSSKSEKYAGSAVYGTCNDMKVSYGSSYLEGENSVDVSGQERDFVAADVLAGICGALSSETMSSCVTSFIHPAERINRITMDQLLTPEVTQNLDEEEACSDEGCELGSADWTDEEKSIFIQALGTYDKDFTKISSCMRTRSREQCKIFFSKARKCLGLDVIRQGTVLGGTPLSDANGGRSDTDDACVAEMDSAICSTQSCSKVDVDVSQSVANTSYEGIAHAAGNPFHAETDRSNEQDGDVFPGPNLVGGDEKVNNKKVSIFHDDKLASQGDNLQSKTHPKESIAAGLGCAEAIQLCEVADSADRETIVGGSTNVVSPNVSILTIGKTEPVVEACLEVESTKSTSSTVCNVDTTGGSPAEGLKVVVKTEASLSSKVGLSKKNTTNINLKANGKGLLCCGPDSNASAAALFSETVANVCHLAFDPRCQQQIQLDLQQRKLKQPQAILLKQENVHHVPLNSLLPDPSSICFGGTLNVSSETTLNFEQGNKWHQNLLKRGIYQQYMPRKLSVNQVDRNMHILRGYPLQALSQDVTREVDLTAGEKSSLLEAECKTNVVPQSNQFFMSGKHWNENNLLPSNSGILRSSRSENQSEAEIRTCIKNASSEIEEHRTGDVKLFGKILSHTSPLPQSSSSSHESNPRTSPELDGSSTTNCASIRRDNNRLVPNIGSGQVGLEALPVRTYGFWDGKRIQTRFSSLPETASMLAKYQGSLTGVSLYSAKDGMPSGNGVLTDYQQSYVQHLSSNGKRVENISELQKRNGGIEMVSGFQQQGRVAPLGAKNMMGGGILVGGGGGVSDPVAALKMHYAARASTLNNNIEAWRADMGDR
- the LOC103996938 gene encoding uncharacterized protein LOC103996938 isoform X1, whose amino-acid sequence is MPPEPSPWDRKEYAFKDQRKHERGDALGGGGGGSSSASRWKDPYHGGPRDLLRASPRRPFSSHCRQGGGYHQVHPDDSVGHGCTPSRYERFWSEDDGYRPASVRHGGCYRTSSSGSSRENRGSFRRSPCWDSGDFSRQHRHDPHATPLRSVAAPISSTSQIPLKEQNDKTGGVDDGLGTGHIFDHRDHSLGSIPWKKWSRPGSLGFTKTSRSESEEACLEGVLPSGKENPIQSLVTLTLPPDEVAPRKKPRLGWGQGLAKYEKQKVEGSVETSVGGSKGSLSDDSQKVTSISGCLSPTTPCSATCSSSPGTEDKLCSRTVNDYDGMNQNSDLPGSAFLSFCEEISNNLDHLEVNPIRSLDSLLTDLFQSVDAFSGDSTFSRDSAMNKLLKLKGSISNGLEKIECEIDLLEKELKSLNCDTKTDSYQSSVKLANDSASEACIQPLAGLSDESNPSKDQKVETIEVAFVEEHVPCGSLVKHDNVIKDIYIINPETLSSKFHLAIEKLSESPLLIKDEKLKVTELQQIVDSDCGERIMVASEDGNRNCGDGDCSSVHVSFDEATQGKDSNLITSIIDSNMNAAKCASKVFGTAFSTNPLLSDIWGLVNFTSCRKNDLKIKEKLATRKCQLRFKERVLILKFKALHHLWKEDLRLLSIKKVRTKSSKRFELMSRSSQNGSQKQRSSTRSRFASPVGNLTLVPTTEIVNFTSKLLSDAQIKLCRNNLKMPTLLLDDKERKYNKFVTQNGLIKDPPSFEKERAMINPWSEDEKDIFMEMLARYGKDFTKISSSLNHKTTADCIEFYYKNHKSESFKEVKKWLDLRKQQQQCLPANTYLVASGKKWNHEMNASSLDMLGAASAVVAHDHCSSKSEKYAGSAVYGTCNDMKVSYGSSYLEGENSVDVSGQERDFVAADVLAGICGALSSETMSSCVTSFIHPAERINRITMDQLLTPEVTQNLDEEEACSDEGCELGSADWTDEEKSIFIQALGTYDKDFTKISSCMRTRSREQCKIFFSKARKCLGLDVIRQGTVLGGTPLSDANGGRSDTDDACVAEMDSAICSTQSCSKVDVDVSQSVANTSYEGIAHAAGNPFHAETDRSNEQDGDVFPGPNLVGGDEKVNNKKVSIFHDDKLASQGDNLQSKTHPKESIAAGLGCAEAIQLCEVADSADRETIVGGSTNVVSPNVSILTIGKTEPVVEACLEVESTKSTSSTVCNVDTTGGSPAEGLKVVVKTEASLSSKVGLSKKNTTNINLKANGKGLLCCGPDSNASAAALFSETVANVCHLAFDPRCQQQIQLDLQQRKLKQPQAILLKQENVHHVPLNSLLPDPSSICFGGTLNVSSETTLNFEQGNKWHQNLLKRGIYQQYMPRKLSVNQVDRNMHILRGYPLQALSQDVTREVDLTAGEKSSLLEAECKTNVVPQSNQFFMSGKHWNENNLLPSNSGILRSSRSENQSEAEIRTCIKNASSEIEEHRTGDVKLFGKILSHTSPLPQSSSSSHESNPRTSPELDGSSTTNCASIRRDNNRLVPNIGSGQVGLEALPVRTYGFWDGKRIQTRFSSLPETASMLAKYQGSLTGVSLYSAKDGMPSGNGVLTDYQQSYVQHLSSNGKRVENISELQKRNGGIEMVSGFQQQGRVAPLGAKNMMGGGILVGGGGGVSDPVAALKMHYAARASTLNNNIEAWRADMGDR
- the LOC103996938 gene encoding uncharacterized protein LOC103996938 isoform X3, with the protein product MPPEPSPWDRKEYAFKDQRKHERGDALGGGGGGSSSASRWKDPYHGGPRDLLRASPRRPFSSHCRQGGGYHQVHPDDSVGHGCTPSRYERFWSEDDGYRPASVRHGGCYRTSSSGSSRENRGSFRRSPCWDSGDFSRQHRHDPHATPLRSVAAPISSTSQIPLKEQNDKTGGVDDGLGTGHIFDHRDHSLGSIPWKKWSRPGSLGFTKTSRSESEEACLEGVLPSGKENPIQSLVTLTLPPDEVAPRKKPRLGWGQGLAKYEKQKVEGSVETSVGGSKGSLSDDSQKVTSISGCLSPTTPCSATCSSSPGTEDKLCSRTVNDYDGMNQNSDLPGSAFLSFCEEISNNLDHLEVNPIRSLDSLLTDLFQSVDAFSGDSTFSRDSAMNKLLKLKGSISNGLEKIECEIDLLEKELKSLNCDTKTDSYQSSVKLANDSASEACIQPLAGLSDESNPSKDQKVETIEVAFVEEHVPCGSLVKHDNVIKDIYIINPETLSSKFHLAIEKLSESPLLIKDEKLKVTELQQIVDSDCGERIMVASEDGNRNCGDGDCSSVHVSFDEATQGKDSNLITSIIDSNMNAAKCASKVFGTAFSTNPLLSDIWGLVNFTSCRKNDLKIKEKLATRKCQLRFKERVLILKFKALHHLWKEDLRLLSIKKVRTKSSKRFELMSRSSQNGSQKQRSSTRSRFASPEIVNFTSKLLSDAQIKLCRNNLKMPTLLLDDKERKYNKFVTQNGLIKDPPSFEKERAMINPWSEDEKDIFMEMLARYGKDFTKISSSLNHKTTADCIEFYYKNHKSESFKEVKKWLDLRKQQQQCLPANTYLVASGKKWNHEMNASSLDMLGAASAVVAHDHCSSKSEKYAGSAVYGTCNDMKVSYGSSYLEGENSVDVSGQERDFVAADVLAGICGALSSETMSSCVTSFIHPAERINRITMDQLLTPEVTQNLDEEEACSDEGCELGSADWTDEEKSIFIQALGTYDKDFTKISSCMRTRSREQCKIFFSKARKCLGLDVIRQGTVLGGTPLSDANGGRSDTDDACVAEMDSAICSTQSCSKVDVDVSQSVANTSYEGIAHAAGNPFHAETDRSNEQDGDVFPGPNLVGGDEKVNNKKVSIFHDDKLASQGDNLQSKTHPKESIAAGLGCAEAIQLCEVADSADRETIVGGSTNVVSPNVSILTIGKTEPVVEACLEVESTKSTSSTVCNVDTTGGSPAEGLKVVVKTEASLSSKVGLSKKNTTNINLKANGKGLLCCGPDSNASAAALFSETVANVCHLAFDPRCQQQIQLDLQQRKLKQPQAILLKQENVHHVPLNSLLPDPSSICFGGTLNVSSETTLNFEQGNKWHQNLLKRGIYQQYMPRKLSVNQVDRNMHILRGYPLQALSQDVTREVDLTAGEKSSLLEAECKTNVVPQSNQFFMSGKHWNENNLLPSNSGILRSSRSENQSEAEIRTCIKNASSEIEEHRTGDVKLFGKILSHTSPLPQSSSSSHESNPRTSPELDGSSTTNCASIRRDNNRLVPNIGSGQVGLEALPVRTYGFWDGKRIQTRFSSLPETASMLAKYQGSLTGVSLYSAKDGMPSGNGVLTDYQQSYVQHLSSNGKRVENISELQKRNGGIEMVSGFQQQGRVAPLGAKNMMGGGILVGGGGGVSDPVAALKMHYAARASTLNNNIEAWRADMGDR